Proteins encoded together in one Paracidovorax wautersii window:
- a CDS encoding FixH family protein: MSVQSMKTAAGTPWWKYGHVWMVIAGPAVVVVAGFFTLWLAMRQPDPVLAEDYYQRGIDINKTLQQSDTSMAPALKGRNHAATPVEDQPR; the protein is encoded by the coding sequence ATGTCAGTTCAATCCATGAAGACCGCTGCGGGTACGCCCTGGTGGAAGTACGGCCATGTCTGGATGGTGATCGCCGGCCCGGCCGTGGTGGTGGTGGCAGGCTTCTTCACGCTCTGGCTGGCAATGCGCCAGCCCGACCCCGTGCTGGCCGAGGACTATTACCAGCGCGGCATCGACATCAACAAGACGCTCCAGCAGTCCGATACCAGCATGGCGCCTGCCCTCAAGGGCCGCAACCATGCGGCCACGCCGGTGGAAGACCAGCCCCGCTGA